In the Juglans microcarpa x Juglans regia isolate MS1-56 chromosome 6D, Jm3101_v1.0, whole genome shotgun sequence genome, one interval contains:
- the LOC121234942 gene encoding FHA domain-containing protein DDL-like isoform X2 → MGRNISNDSESPVRGQGSLHRRSPQGERSPTRQKSSHRISSPARDKHSGRAKSPKHARSSSPTSHSPSPRTKRLRRAQDERETERARSPSPRKKPLRRAQAEREAEREIERELEKNNGRGSDRGRQRERSSGRETVSEQKEGRPGRHDNVIERETEREHEKNQGKGSDRGANRGRGSERETGSERKEKRSGRDDNETRREIYTEHEKNHGRGSDIGTHRERGSDREIGEERKGRRSGRDGNESKSSRSRHERSHSPLDRHHRSKHRSHSPPPAADTRARDEVANLRGSEDRNNENDSVAKMKAAEEALEAKETQKPSFELSGKLAAETNRVRGVTLLFTEPPDARKPNVRWRLYVFKAGEVLNEPLYIHRQSCYLFGRERRVADIPTDHPSCSKQHAVIQFRQVEKEEPDGTLSKQPRVCTTARELSRVTTRIWLLDVPPSGMWNMF, encoded by the exons ATGGGGCGAAATATATCCAATGATTCAGAATCTCCAGTGAGGGGTCAGGGTTCTCTTCATAGAAGGAGTCCTCAAGGAGAGAGATCACCCACTCGACAAAAGAGCTCCCACAGGATTAGTTCTCCGGCAAGAGATAAACATTCTGGTCGTGCTAAATCTCCAAAGCATGCGAGGTCAAGTTCTCCCACTTCTCACTCACCTTCTCCTCGTACAAAACGGTTGAGGAGAGCTCAAGATGAAAGGGAAACTGAGAGAGCTCGCTCGCCTTCTCCCCGGAAAAAGCCGTTGAGGAGAGCTCAAGCTGAAAGAGAGGCTGAgagagaaattgagagagagcTTGAAAAGAATAATGGCAGGGGAAGTGATAGGGGGAGACAGAGGGAAAGGAGTTCTGGGAGGGAAACTGTGAGTGAGCAGAAAGAGGGAAGGCCAGGGAGGCATGATAATGTGATTGAGAGAGAAACTGAGAGGGAGCATGAAAAGAACCAGGGAAAGGGGAGTGATAGGGGGGCAAATAGGGGAAGGGGTTCTGAGAGAGAAactggaagtgagagaaaagaaaaaaggtcagGTAGGGATGATAATGAGACTAGGAGAGAAATTTATACAGAGCATGAAAAGAACCATGGCCGGGGTAGTGATATTGGGACACATAGAGAAAGGGGTTCTGATAGGGAAATTGGGGAAGAGAGAAAGGGGAGAAGGTCAGGTAGAGATGGTAATGAAAGCAAGTCTTCAAGATCAAGGCACGAGCGGTCTCATTCTCCTTTAGATCGTCATCACAGGAGCAAGCATAGATCTCATTCGCCTCCACCAGCTGCTGATACCAGAGCTCGTGACGAG GTGGCAAACTTAAGAGGCTCTGAAGACCG GAATAATGAGAATGATTCAGTAGCTAAGATGAAGGCTGCTGAGGAGGCTCTGGAAGCTAAGGAAACG CAAAAACCTTCATTTGAACTATCTGGAAAGCTTGCTGCAGAAACCAATAGAGTCAGAG GTGTGACACTCCTCTTCACCGAACCCCCTGATGCTCGAAAGCCGAATGTAAGATGGCGACTTTATGTCTTCAAGGCTGGTGAAGTGCTAAATG AGCCCCTTTATATACACCGTCAAAGTTGTTATCTTTTTGGGAGGGAACGTAGGGTTGCAGACATTCCGACAGACCACCCATCTTGTAGCAAGCAGCATGCTGTCATTCAATTCCG ACAAGTAGAAAAGGAAGAACCTGATGGTACATTATCAAAGCAA CCGAGAGTATGTACTACTGCACGAGAACTCAGCCGAGTGACAACGAGAATTTGGCTGCTCGATGTGCCTCCTTCTGGCATGTGGaacatgttttga
- the LOC121234942 gene encoding FHA domain-containing protein DDL-like isoform X1 encodes MGRNISNDSESPVRGQGSLHRRSPQGERSPTRQKSSHRISSPARDKHSGRAKSPKHARSSSPTSHSPSPRTKRLRRAQDERETERARSPSPRKKPLRRAQAEREAEREIERELEKNNGRGSDRGRQRERSSGRETVSEQKEGRPGRHDNVIERETEREHEKNQGKGSDRGANRGRGSERETGSERKEKRSGRDDNETRREIYTEHEKNHGRGSDIGTHRERGSDREIGEERKGRRSGRDGNESKSSRSRHERSHSPLDRHHRSKHRSHSPPPAADTRARDEVANLRGSEDRNNENDSVAKMKAAEEALEAKETQKPSFELSGKLAAETNRVRGVTLLFTEPPDARKPNVRWRLYVFKAGEVLNEPLYIHRQSCYLFGRERRVADIPTDHPSCSKQHAVIQFRQVEKEEPDGTLSKQVRPYLMDLGSTNKTHINDNAIEPQRYYELFERDTIRFGNSSREYVLLHENSAE; translated from the exons ATGGGGCGAAATATATCCAATGATTCAGAATCTCCAGTGAGGGGTCAGGGTTCTCTTCATAGAAGGAGTCCTCAAGGAGAGAGATCACCCACTCGACAAAAGAGCTCCCACAGGATTAGTTCTCCGGCAAGAGATAAACATTCTGGTCGTGCTAAATCTCCAAAGCATGCGAGGTCAAGTTCTCCCACTTCTCACTCACCTTCTCCTCGTACAAAACGGTTGAGGAGAGCTCAAGATGAAAGGGAAACTGAGAGAGCTCGCTCGCCTTCTCCCCGGAAAAAGCCGTTGAGGAGAGCTCAAGCTGAAAGAGAGGCTGAgagagaaattgagagagagcTTGAAAAGAATAATGGCAGGGGAAGTGATAGGGGGAGACAGAGGGAAAGGAGTTCTGGGAGGGAAACTGTGAGTGAGCAGAAAGAGGGAAGGCCAGGGAGGCATGATAATGTGATTGAGAGAGAAACTGAGAGGGAGCATGAAAAGAACCAGGGAAAGGGGAGTGATAGGGGGGCAAATAGGGGAAGGGGTTCTGAGAGAGAAactggaagtgagagaaaagaaaaaaggtcagGTAGGGATGATAATGAGACTAGGAGAGAAATTTATACAGAGCATGAAAAGAACCATGGCCGGGGTAGTGATATTGGGACACATAGAGAAAGGGGTTCTGATAGGGAAATTGGGGAAGAGAGAAAGGGGAGAAGGTCAGGTAGAGATGGTAATGAAAGCAAGTCTTCAAGATCAAGGCACGAGCGGTCTCATTCTCCTTTAGATCGTCATCACAGGAGCAAGCATAGATCTCATTCGCCTCCACCAGCTGCTGATACCAGAGCTCGTGACGAG GTGGCAAACTTAAGAGGCTCTGAAGACCG GAATAATGAGAATGATTCAGTAGCTAAGATGAAGGCTGCTGAGGAGGCTCTGGAAGCTAAGGAAACG CAAAAACCTTCATTTGAACTATCTGGAAAGCTTGCTGCAGAAACCAATAGAGTCAGAG GTGTGACACTCCTCTTCACCGAACCCCCTGATGCTCGAAAGCCGAATGTAAGATGGCGACTTTATGTCTTCAAGGCTGGTGAAGTGCTAAATG AGCCCCTTTATATACACCGTCAAAGTTGTTATCTTTTTGGGAGGGAACGTAGGGTTGCAGACATTCCGACAGACCACCCATCTTGTAGCAAGCAGCATGCTGTCATTCAATTCCG ACAAGTAGAAAAGGAAGAACCTGATGGTACATTATCAAAGCAAGTAAG GCCTTACTTAATGGACCTCGGAAGCACAAATAAAACTCATATTAAT GATAATGCCATTGAACCTCAACGTTATTACGAACTTTTTGAAAGAGACACCATCAGATTTGGTAATAGTAG CCGAGAGTATGTACTACTGCACGAGAACTCAGCCGAGTGA
- the LOC121235589 gene encoding F-box protein At3g62230-like, translating to MAGNLDMFSRLTDEILLIIIFFLPFKEAARTCVLSKRWRHIWRETKNIDFDERFFVGVGESQERQETQRQIFIDFARQWMKNYKKTGIDKFRLSCLKPVNFREDVERCIAFAISHNVKVLDLDFSDPILWEEDDFGNHEALFDLPMNVYGHVVLESLKLFSCSFRVSDFMNLKALKHVSLGWLQLKVSFIESLLLNCPLLESLSLTKCWNLEHLRINGPNLRLRSLVIDKCNFHRDHWFYIEAPNLRFLKYSGVVGIFDIEINRNYMEEADLDFGLEFEVDEAVGNLLHKLLEQLYPIRVLTVCSYMLQVIPLGEEPLRMSFPLNLKHLILKAAMHENELYGIRFFLNSCPYLETLTIEIGPGRVFDDYTPPFELNPDKFWTQCPKFDCLVRNLKVVDIKGFTGTRHEVCLLCYLIFYGSVLECINITIWKEGGANGGNVEVYQKKSSRVAEF from the exons ATGGCCGGGAACTTGGACATGTTTTCAAGGTTGACCGACGAAATTCTCTTgatcatcatttttttcttgcCGTTCAAAGAAGCCGCCAGAACTTGCGTTCTATCCAAGCGTTGGCGCCATATATGGCGGGAAACAAAGAACATAGACTTTGATGAGAGGTTCTTTGTCGGAGTTGGTGAATCCCAGGAAAGACAAGAAACTCAGAGACAGATTTTCATAGATTTTGCAAGACAATGGATGAAGAACTATAAAAAAACTGGCATAGATAAGTTTCGGCTCTCATGCTTGAAGCCCGTAAATTTCCGTGAGGATGTCGAGCGCTGCATTGCATTTGCCATTAGCCATAATGTGAAGGTGTTGGACCTTGATTTTTCGGATCCAATATTATGGGAAGAAGATGACTTTGGCAATCATGAAGCTTTGTTTGATTTGCCCATGAATGTGTATGGACATGTTGTTCTGGAATCCCTGAAGTTGTTTTCTTGCAGTTTTCGGGTGTCTGACTTCATGAATCTCAAAGCACTGAAGCACGTATCTTTAGGTTGGCTTCAGTTGAAAGTGTCTTTTATTGAATCTTTGTTACTGAATTGTCCACTGCTGGAGAGTTTGAGCTTGACGAAATGTTGGAACTTAGAGCATCTGCGTATCAACGGACCAAATTTGCGGCTAAGAAGTCTAGTCATCGACAAATGCAATTTTCATAGAGATCATTGGTTTTACATAGAAGCGCCGAATTTACGGTTCTTGAAATATTCAGGGGTGGTGGGAATTTTTGACATAGAGATAAACCGGAACTACATGGAAGAGGCAGATCTGGATTTTGGACTTGAGTTCGAAGTTGATGAAGCTGTCGGTAATCTTCTTCATAAACTCCTAGAACAACTCTACCCCATCAGGGTTTTGACCGTTTGCAGTTACATGCTTCAG GTTATTCCCCTTGGAGAAGAACCATTGCGTATGAGTTTTCCCTTGAACTTAAAGCACTTGATACTGAAAGCTGCTATGCACGAAAATGAATTATATGGAATCCGATTCTTCCTGAACAGTTGTCCTTATTTGGAGACTCTTACTATTGAAATAGGTCCTGGAAGAGTTTTTGAT GATTATACGCCTCCATTTGAGTTGAACCCTGATAAATTCTGGACGCAGTGCCCCAAATTCGATTGCCTAGTTAGAAATCTTAAGGTGGTAGATATAAAAGGCTTCACAGGGACAAGACATGAAGTTTGCTTGCTTTGCTATCTAATCTTTTATGGGAGTGTCTTGGAATGCATTAATATCACTATTTGGAAGGAAGGAGGAGCTAATGGTGGAAATGTGGAAGTATACCAAAAAAAGAGCTCAAGGGTTGCAGAGTTTTAG
- the LOC121236108 gene encoding septum-promoting GTP-binding protein 1, with translation MAKFVHEAARNMSQLCRKVVHINIRWSVLQRVSFIRQFFRFIWDRILVCSTGKASQYRRLSRRGSFPPPEAIEAGLGFDESSMSCGGYETDSDLVTLKISLLGDGQIGKTSFVIKYVGDEQEKSSLQMAGLNLMDKTLSVQGARISLNIWDVGGDPGSHDQVPIACKDAVAILFMFDLTSRSTLNSVIGWYSQARKWNQTAIPILIGTKFDDFVRLPPDLQWTIVTQARAYARAMKATLFFSSATHNINVNKIFKFVMAKLFNLPWKVERNLTIGEPIIDF, from the exons ATGGCCAAGTTTGTTCACGAAGCAGCTAGAAATATGTCACAACTTTGCCGGAAAGTTGTTCACATCAACATCCGGTGGAGCGTACTCCAAAGGGTTTCGTTTATCCGGCAGTTCTTTCGATTCATTTGGGATAGGATTCTTGTCTGTTCCACGGGAAAGGCAAGCCAGTACCGGCGCTTGTCTCGCCGAGGTTCGTTTCCTCCGCCGGAGGCAATAGAGGCGGGTTTGGGATTCGATGAATCCTCCATGTCTTGTGGTGGGTATGAGACGGATTCAGATTTGGTGACCTTGAAGATCAGTCTTTTGGGTGATGGCCAGATTGGAAAAACAAGCTTTGTG ATAAAATACGTAGGAGATGAGCAGGAAAAGAGCAGCTTGCAGATGGCAGGATTAAATTTGATGGACAAGACTTTATCTGTTCAAGGTGCCCGGATTTCACTAAACATTTGGGATGTGGGAG GTGACCCCGGATCACACGACCAAGTTCCAATCGCTTGTAAAGATGCAGTAGCAATTTTGTTCATGTTCGATCTTACTAGTCGGAGTACACTAAATAG TGTTATCGGATGGTATAGTCAAGCAAGAAAGTGGAATCAG ACTGCAATTCCCATTCTAATAGGaacaaaatttgatgattttgttaGACTTCCTCCGGATTTGCAGTGGACAATCGTGACTCAG GCCAGGGCATATGCAAGGGCTATGAAGGCGACCCTTTTCTTCTCAAGTGCAACTCACAACATAAATGTGaataagattttcaaatttgtCATGGCCAAGCTCTTTAACTTGCCATGGAAGGTAGAGCGGAATCTGACCATCGGAGAGCCAATCATCGACTTCTAA